Proteins encoded within one genomic window of Anopheles gambiae chromosome 3, idAnoGambNW_F1_1, whole genome shotgun sequence:
- the LOC1275672 gene encoding vascular endothelial growth factor receptor 2 isoform X1: MVGQPATVILSVTLLAVCSVFQHSATFVSALDEGHIVREQDAANAHGAPEIDTVEEEIVLPKGASWNFTCKSAQPILWKSYAASFHWEPPNVHPVDFETDDPDKPYGSVLMLTDASAKQVGRYYCINVASYDEEREDELDDMVAEYLASTVYVYVNDPEHPLVPVSSPVFRVQQYDDFVIPCKPTHPEVEVELYNDLEGNLVETYEYSNTQGYKLSFNRLEEGGFYYCQVKDKPDQRIDFEVTIIEHYDSEEALTEYLTKPSIHSDTKDHVPLGQRIRLVCKVNIRAGVNLDMIWKVPPNLNPAVRDARVRLGSLKLNPVKDAAHREIASRELIIERATMADDGTYRCEVMDVNGHRNYHSFKLHVHDSGDDYVMLREENNLDDINVRRNANGKTAPIDIVIEYRSYPANITYYWLKDDDIEVMAGHHGKYELTHSETVVKLRINDPSVTDTGNYTLFVLAGNAEKSHRIGVYVYAKPIVHMESKFVKPNEEVSFTCRSIGYPRPEISFMFLPCLEVPWRNCSASRTNKDKWDSSSPAISSESSARLTPGGKGETPIAKSRVYTLTPKQPGVVYCRATNLEGSEITEADLLVSDLSDSVMLEKEQPKEAITVGDHVTIVCSALVYNYTKEITFVHNDKELQESDGVRHDYSAELYAWQARLDIAHVATEHEGPIYCRAKTMTGAVESRAFHVEVLEPVAPMLVSGKSNESLSVDLHDPLKLECDIVGTPDPKIVWLKDGEPVRPDENSNRVQLTKTTLIFEYLKTDDLGMFECRAENKMGTIEKYWKVDVRTAVVRKSVIYIILSLLLVLIVGIVLVSMFYCRKKKEVKAMKEAGIVNFEEGNLGVYNPELALDEQADLLPYNSEYEFPKERLKLGKQLGTGAFGVVMKATAQRIMVNEDETTVAVKMVKKQTDNEVMRALVSELKIMVHLGQHLNVVNLLGAVTKNIAKRELMVIVEYCRFGNVQNFLLKHRPHFIDQINQETGEIDSSIDKNQLRWSKCGYQYNSQGLKYVNLSFSTNNVNHHPLQHPTAFYHNNHIDSGSTQYVDPKKHLNSKGYVRHSGLQNMGMVDSCNTEVTAMTSVEVEDLNSVNSNEPLWRSNYGMDYKGPARTVNTTDLVCWASQIACGMEYLASRKVLHGDLAARNILLCDDNVVKICDFGLARSMYKSDNYKKKGEAPLPFKWLALECIGDNVFSTYSDVWAYGIVLWELFSLGKVPYPGMEANQELYNKLRDGYRMDKPQYSNQDIYDIMLNCWNVKPDSRPSFKDLKSRFNAMLPDDMRDHYLELNEPYLQMNAEKMERGDTDYLANLGPPEEPAPAAPNYVNGIILPLPPISEIRNDKDYLKMSRTKSDSEESNFDFASFNSDRHSPTIRNNLDTSPPNGSKRHKKRGLPEEIPMLDGNRLSSTANGFNSDSETEPVSPKPRERTSKHNPEPEYINVKGSKVGGVGRAPLCDDELSQEAISNPGYIALSMVDEKRC, translated from the exons CGCTCGACGAGGGTCATATTGTGCGTGAGCAGGACGCCGCCAATGCACACGGTGCACCGGAAATCGACACCGTCGAGGAGGAGATCGTACTACCGAAGGGTGCTAGCTGGAACTTTACCTGTAAATCCGCCCAGCCGATCTTGTGGAAAAGCTATGCCGCATCGTTCCACTGG gaACCACCTAACGTGCACCCTGTGGACTTTGAAACGGACGATCCCGACAAACCGTACGGAAGCGTGCTGATGCTAACGGACGCGTCAGCCAAACAGGTCGGCCGGTACTACTGCATCAACGTTGCTTCGTACGACGAGGAGCGCGAGGATGAGCTGGACGATATGGTGGCCGAATATCTGGCCTCCACCGTGTACGTGTATGTGAACGATCCGGAGCATCCGCTCGTGCCGGTATCGTCGCCAGTGTTTCGCGTCCAGCAGTACGATGACTTTGTCATCCCGTGCAAACCTACGCACCCGGAAGTGGAGGTGGAGCTGTACAACGATCTCGAAGGG AATTTGGTTGAAACCTATGAGTACAGTAATACCCAAGGATACAAACTAAGCTTTAACAGGCTGGAGGAAGGTGGTTTCTACTACTGCCAGGTGAAAGATAAACCCGACCAACGCATAGACTTTGAAGTAACGATCATCGAACACT ACGATTCAGAAGAAG CATTAACCGAGTACTTAACGAAACCGTCGATCCATAGCGATACGAAAGATCACGTACCGCTCGGTCAGCGAATCCGGCTCGTCTGCAAGGTGAACATCCGGGCCGGCGTTAACCTGGACATGATTTGGAAGGTTCCGCCGAATCTCAATCCAGCCGTCAGG GACGCAAGAGTAAGGTTAGGATCGTTGAAGCTGAATCCGGTGAAAGACGCCGCTCACCGGGAGATCGCCTCCCGGGAGCTCATCATCGAGCGGGCAACGATGGCCGACGATGGCACGTACCGGTGCGAGGTGATGGATGTGAACGGTCACCGGAACTATCACAGCTTCAAGCTGCACGTGCACGATTCCGGCGACGACTATGTGATGCTGCGCGAGGAGAACAATCTTGACGACATTAACGTGCGGCGCAATGCGAACGGCAAAACGGCACCGATCGACATCGTGATCGAGTACCGATCGTACCCGGCTAACATTACCTACTACTGGTTGAAGGATGACGATATCGAGGTGATGGCTGGCCATCACGGCAAGTACGAGCTGACGCACAGTGAGACGGTCGTGAAGCTGCGCATCAACGATCCGTCGGTGACCGATACCGGCAACTACACGTTGTTCGTGCTGGCTGGCAATGCGGAAAAGTCACACCGCATAGGGGTGTACGTTTACG CCAAACCGATCGTTCACATGGAGAGCAAGTTTGTAAAACCGAACGAAGAGGTCTCGTTCACGTGCCGAAGCATCGGCTATCCAAGGCCGGAAATTTCGTTTATGTTTCTTCCCTGTCTGGAGGTGCCCTGGAGGAATTGTTCCGCATCAAGGACCAATAAGGACAAATGGGAC TCCTCGAGCCCGGCTATcagttcggagtcgtccgcaAGACTG ACCCCCGGTGGTAAAGGCGAAACCCCAATCGCAAAGTCACGGGTCTACACTCTTACGCCCAAACAGCCGGGTGTGGTGTACTGTCGCGCTACCAACCTGGAGGGCAGCGAAATAACGGAAGCCGATCTGCTCGTCAGCGATCTGTCCGACTCGGTAATGTTGGAAAAGGAGCAACCGAAGGAAGCGATCACCGTCGGCGATCATGTCACGATCGTCTGCTCAGCGCTAGTGTACAACTACACCAAAGAAATAACGTTCGTGCACAACGATAAAGAGCTGCAAGAGTCGGACGGTGTACGGCATGACTACTCAGCGGAGCTGTACGCCTGGCAGGCACGGCTTGACATCGCACACGTGGCGACCGAACACGAAGGCCCAATATACTGTCGAGCGAAAACCATGACCGGTGCGGTAGAAAGTCGTGCCTTCCACGTGGAGGTGCTGGAACCGGTCGCACCGATGCTTGTTTCGGGCAAGAGCAATGAGAGCCTGTCGGTTGATTTGCACGATCCACTGAAACTGGAGTGTGACATCGTCGGTACGCCCGATCCCAAGATCGTTTGGCTAAAGGACGGCGAACCGGTGCGGCCGGACGAGAACAGCAATCGGGTGCAGCTCACCAAAACGACACTCATCTTCGAGTACCTGAAGACGGACGATCTGGGAATGTTCGAGTGCCGGGCGGAGAACAAGATGGGCACGATCGAGAAGTACTGGAAGGTGGATGTGCGAA CTGCTGTTGTGAGGAAATCGGTCATCTACATCATTTTGTCCCTCCTGCTGGTGCTAATCGTCGGTATCGTGCTAGTGTCGATGTTCTACTGccggaagaagaaggaagtgaAAGCGATGAAGGAAGCGGGCATTGTCAACTTTGAGGAAGGTAATCTGGGCGTCTACAATCCCGAACTGGCGCTGGACGAACAGGCCGACCTGCTGCCGTACAATTCCGAGTACGAATTCCCCAAGGAGCGGCTCAAGCTGGGCAAGCAGCTCGGCACTGGTGCGTTCGGTGTGGTGATGAAGGCCACCGCCCAACGCATCATGGTGAACGAGGACGAGACGACGGTCGCCGTGAAGATGGTGAAAAAGCAAACGGACAATGAGGTGATGCGGGCGCTCGTTTCGGAGCTAAAGATCATGGTCCATCTCGGGCAGCACTTGAATGTGGTGAATCTGCTTGGCGCGGTTACGAAAAACATTGCCAAAC GTGAATTAATGGTGATTGTTGAGTACTGCAGGTTTGGAAATGTACAAAACTTCCTGCTCAAACATCGGCCACACTTTATCGACCAGATTAACCAGGAGACGGGTGAGATCGATTCGTCGATCGACAAGAATCAGCTACGGTGGTCCAAGTGTGGATACCAGTATAATAG CCAGGGCTTGAAATATGTCAATCTTTCCTTTTCCACCAACAACGTCAACCATCATCCACTTCAACATCCGACTGCTTTCTACCATAATAATCACATCGACAGCGGCTCGACGCAGTACGTTGATCCGAAGAAGCACCTAAACTCAAAAGGCTATGTGCGCCACTCCGGGCTGCAAAACATGGGCATGGTCGATAGTTGCAACACGGAAGTGACCGCCATGACATCGGTTGAAG TGGAAGATTTGAACTCGGTCAATTCGAATGAGCCGCTATGGCGCTCCAACTACGGCATGGACTACAAGGGGCCGGCACGCACCGTTAACACGACCGATCTGGTCTGCTGGGCGTCACAGATTGCCTGCGGCATGGAGTATCTGGCATCGCGCAAGGTACTGCACGGTGATCTGGCCGCCCGTAACATACTGCTGTGCGACGACAATGTGGTGAAGATCTGTGACTTCGGGTTGGCTCGGTCGATGTACAAGAGCGATAATTACAAGAAGAAGGGTGAAGCGCCGCTACCATTCAAGTGGCTTGCACTGGAATGCATTGGCGACAATGTGTTCAGCACGTACTCGGACGTGTGGGCTTACGGTATAGTGCTGTGGGAGCTGTTTTCACTCGGCAAAGTGCCTTACCCAGGGATGGAGGCGAACCAGGAGCTGTACAATAAGCTGCGCGATGGCTACCGGATGGATAAGCCACAGTACTCGAACCAAGACATTTACGATATTATGCTGAACTGCTGGAACGTGAAGCCTGATTCGCGACCATCGTTTAAGGACCTGAAGAGCAGGTTCAATGCAATGCTTCCAGATGATATGCGAGAT CACTATCTCGAACTGAATGAGCCATACCTACAAATGAATGCCGAAAAGATGGAACGAGGTGATACCGATTACCTGGCTAATCTCGGCCCTCCAGAAGAACCAGCACCAGCGGCACCAAACTATGTCAATGGCATCATTTTACCTCTGCCACCGA TTTCGGAGATTCGTAACGACAAGGACTACCTGAAGATGTCCCGCACAAAGTCCGATTCGGAGGAGAGCAACTTTGACTTTGCCTCGTTCAACAGCGATCGTCATTCGCCCACGATACGCAACAATCTCGACACTAGTCCGCCCAACGGCAGCAAACGGCACAAGAAGCGGGGCCTGCCGGAGGAAATTCCCATGCTCGATGGGAACCGGTTATCGTCCACGGCGAACGGGTTtaactccgattccgaaacggaaccGGTCAGTCCGAAACCGCGCGAACGCACAAGCAAGCACAACCCGGAGCCGGAGTATATAAACGTGAAAGGAAGTAAGGTTGGCGGTGTTGGACGAGCACCGCTGTGTGACGACGAGCTGAGCCAGGAAGCGATCAGCAATCCGGGCTACATTGCGCTCAGTATGGTGGATGAGAAGCGGTGTTAG
- the LOC1275672 gene encoding platelet-derived growth factor receptor alpha isoform X4 codes for MVGQPATVILSVTLLAVCSVFQHSATFVSALDEGHIVREQDAANAHGAPEIDTVEEEIVLPKGASWNFTCKSAQPILWKSYAASFHWEPPNVHPVDFETDDPDKPYGSVLMLTDASAKQVGRYYCINVASYDEEREDELDDMVAEYLASTVYVYVNDPEHPLVPVSSPVFRVQQYDDFVIPCKPTHPEVEVELYNDLEGNLVETYEYSNTQGYKLSFNRLEEGGFYYCQVKDKPDQRIDFEVTIIEHYDSEEALTEYLTKPSIHSDTKDHVPLGQRIRLVCKVNIRAGVNLDMIWKVPPNLNPAVRDARVRLGSLKLNPVKDAAHREIASRELIIERATMADDGTYRCEVMDVNGHRNYHSFKLHVHDSGDDYVMLREENNLDDINVRRNANGKTAPIDIVIEYRSYPANITYYWLKDDDIEVMAGHHGKYELTHSETVVKLRINDPSVTDTGNYTLFVLAGNAEKSHRIGVYVYAKPIVHMESKFVKPNEEVSFTCRSIGYPRPEISFMFLPCLEVPWRNCSASRTNKDKWDTPGGKGETPIAKSRVYTLTPKQPGVVYCRATNLEGSEITEADLLVSDLSDSVMLEKEQPKEAITVGDHVTIVCSALVYNYTKEITFVHNDKELQESDGVRHDYSAELYAWQARLDIAHVATEHEGPIYCRAKTMTGAVESRAFHVEVLEPVAPMLVSGKSNESLSVDLHDPLKLECDIVGTPDPKIVWLKDGEPVRPDENSNRVQLTKTTLIFEYLKTDDLGMFECRAENKMGTIEKYWKVDVRTAVVRKSVIYIILSLLLVLIVGIVLVSMFYCRKKKEVKAMKEAGIVNFEEGNLGVYNPELALDEQADLLPYNSEYEFPKERLKLGKQLGTGAFGVVMKATAQRIMVNEDETTVAVKMVKKQTDNEVMRALVSELKIMVHLGQHLNVVNLLGAVTKNIAKRELMVIVEYCRFGNVQNFLLKHRPHFIDQINQETGEIDSSIDKNQLRWSKCGYQYNSQGLKYVNLSFSTNNVNHHPLQHPTAFYHNNHIDSGSTQYVDPKKHLNSKGYVRHSGLQNMGMVDSCNTEVTAMTSVEVEDLNSVNSNEPLWRSNYGMDYKGPARTVNTTDLVCWASQIACGMEYLASRKVLHGDLAARNILLCDDNVVKICDFGLARSMYKSDNYKKKGEAPLPFKWLALECIGDNVFSTYSDVWAYGIVLWELFSLGKVPYPGMEANQELYNKLRDGYRMDKPQYSNQDIYDIMLNCWNVKPDSRPSFKDLKSRFNAMLPDDMRDHYLELNEPYLQMNAEKMERGDTDYLANLGPPEEPAPAAPNYVNGIILPLPPISEIRNDKDYLKMSRTKSDSEESNFDFASFNSDRHSPTIRNNLDTSPPNGSKRHKKRGLPEEIPMLDGNRLSSTANGFNSDSETEPVSPKPRERTSKHNPEPEYINVKGSKVGGVGRAPLCDDELSQEAISNPGYIALSMVDEKRC; via the exons CGCTCGACGAGGGTCATATTGTGCGTGAGCAGGACGCCGCCAATGCACACGGTGCACCGGAAATCGACACCGTCGAGGAGGAGATCGTACTACCGAAGGGTGCTAGCTGGAACTTTACCTGTAAATCCGCCCAGCCGATCTTGTGGAAAAGCTATGCCGCATCGTTCCACTGG gaACCACCTAACGTGCACCCTGTGGACTTTGAAACGGACGATCCCGACAAACCGTACGGAAGCGTGCTGATGCTAACGGACGCGTCAGCCAAACAGGTCGGCCGGTACTACTGCATCAACGTTGCTTCGTACGACGAGGAGCGCGAGGATGAGCTGGACGATATGGTGGCCGAATATCTGGCCTCCACCGTGTACGTGTATGTGAACGATCCGGAGCATCCGCTCGTGCCGGTATCGTCGCCAGTGTTTCGCGTCCAGCAGTACGATGACTTTGTCATCCCGTGCAAACCTACGCACCCGGAAGTGGAGGTGGAGCTGTACAACGATCTCGAAGGG AATTTGGTTGAAACCTATGAGTACAGTAATACCCAAGGATACAAACTAAGCTTTAACAGGCTGGAGGAAGGTGGTTTCTACTACTGCCAGGTGAAAGATAAACCCGACCAACGCATAGACTTTGAAGTAACGATCATCGAACACT ACGATTCAGAAGAAG CATTAACCGAGTACTTAACGAAACCGTCGATCCATAGCGATACGAAAGATCACGTACCGCTCGGTCAGCGAATCCGGCTCGTCTGCAAGGTGAACATCCGGGCCGGCGTTAACCTGGACATGATTTGGAAGGTTCCGCCGAATCTCAATCCAGCCGTCAGG GACGCAAGAGTAAGGTTAGGATCGTTGAAGCTGAATCCGGTGAAAGACGCCGCTCACCGGGAGATCGCCTCCCGGGAGCTCATCATCGAGCGGGCAACGATGGCCGACGATGGCACGTACCGGTGCGAGGTGATGGATGTGAACGGTCACCGGAACTATCACAGCTTCAAGCTGCACGTGCACGATTCCGGCGACGACTATGTGATGCTGCGCGAGGAGAACAATCTTGACGACATTAACGTGCGGCGCAATGCGAACGGCAAAACGGCACCGATCGACATCGTGATCGAGTACCGATCGTACCCGGCTAACATTACCTACTACTGGTTGAAGGATGACGATATCGAGGTGATGGCTGGCCATCACGGCAAGTACGAGCTGACGCACAGTGAGACGGTCGTGAAGCTGCGCATCAACGATCCGTCGGTGACCGATACCGGCAACTACACGTTGTTCGTGCTGGCTGGCAATGCGGAAAAGTCACACCGCATAGGGGTGTACGTTTACG CCAAACCGATCGTTCACATGGAGAGCAAGTTTGTAAAACCGAACGAAGAGGTCTCGTTCACGTGCCGAAGCATCGGCTATCCAAGGCCGGAAATTTCGTTTATGTTTCTTCCCTGTCTGGAGGTGCCCTGGAGGAATTGTTCCGCATCAAGGACCAATAAGGACAAATGGGAC ACCCCCGGTGGTAAAGGCGAAACCCCAATCGCAAAGTCACGGGTCTACACTCTTACGCCCAAACAGCCGGGTGTGGTGTACTGTCGCGCTACCAACCTGGAGGGCAGCGAAATAACGGAAGCCGATCTGCTCGTCAGCGATCTGTCCGACTCGGTAATGTTGGAAAAGGAGCAACCGAAGGAAGCGATCACCGTCGGCGATCATGTCACGATCGTCTGCTCAGCGCTAGTGTACAACTACACCAAAGAAATAACGTTCGTGCACAACGATAAAGAGCTGCAAGAGTCGGACGGTGTACGGCATGACTACTCAGCGGAGCTGTACGCCTGGCAGGCACGGCTTGACATCGCACACGTGGCGACCGAACACGAAGGCCCAATATACTGTCGAGCGAAAACCATGACCGGTGCGGTAGAAAGTCGTGCCTTCCACGTGGAGGTGCTGGAACCGGTCGCACCGATGCTTGTTTCGGGCAAGAGCAATGAGAGCCTGTCGGTTGATTTGCACGATCCACTGAAACTGGAGTGTGACATCGTCGGTACGCCCGATCCCAAGATCGTTTGGCTAAAGGACGGCGAACCGGTGCGGCCGGACGAGAACAGCAATCGGGTGCAGCTCACCAAAACGACACTCATCTTCGAGTACCTGAAGACGGACGATCTGGGAATGTTCGAGTGCCGGGCGGAGAACAAGATGGGCACGATCGAGAAGTACTGGAAGGTGGATGTGCGAA CTGCTGTTGTGAGGAAATCGGTCATCTACATCATTTTGTCCCTCCTGCTGGTGCTAATCGTCGGTATCGTGCTAGTGTCGATGTTCTACTGccggaagaagaaggaagtgaAAGCGATGAAGGAAGCGGGCATTGTCAACTTTGAGGAAGGTAATCTGGGCGTCTACAATCCCGAACTGGCGCTGGACGAACAGGCCGACCTGCTGCCGTACAATTCCGAGTACGAATTCCCCAAGGAGCGGCTCAAGCTGGGCAAGCAGCTCGGCACTGGTGCGTTCGGTGTGGTGATGAAGGCCACCGCCCAACGCATCATGGTGAACGAGGACGAGACGACGGTCGCCGTGAAGATGGTGAAAAAGCAAACGGACAATGAGGTGATGCGGGCGCTCGTTTCGGAGCTAAAGATCATGGTCCATCTCGGGCAGCACTTGAATGTGGTGAATCTGCTTGGCGCGGTTACGAAAAACATTGCCAAAC GTGAATTAATGGTGATTGTTGAGTACTGCAGGTTTGGAAATGTACAAAACTTCCTGCTCAAACATCGGCCACACTTTATCGACCAGATTAACCAGGAGACGGGTGAGATCGATTCGTCGATCGACAAGAATCAGCTACGGTGGTCCAAGTGTGGATACCAGTATAATAG CCAGGGCTTGAAATATGTCAATCTTTCCTTTTCCACCAACAACGTCAACCATCATCCACTTCAACATCCGACTGCTTTCTACCATAATAATCACATCGACAGCGGCTCGACGCAGTACGTTGATCCGAAGAAGCACCTAAACTCAAAAGGCTATGTGCGCCACTCCGGGCTGCAAAACATGGGCATGGTCGATAGTTGCAACACGGAAGTGACCGCCATGACATCGGTTGAAG TGGAAGATTTGAACTCGGTCAATTCGAATGAGCCGCTATGGCGCTCCAACTACGGCATGGACTACAAGGGGCCGGCACGCACCGTTAACACGACCGATCTGGTCTGCTGGGCGTCACAGATTGCCTGCGGCATGGAGTATCTGGCATCGCGCAAGGTACTGCACGGTGATCTGGCCGCCCGTAACATACTGCTGTGCGACGACAATGTGGTGAAGATCTGTGACTTCGGGTTGGCTCGGTCGATGTACAAGAGCGATAATTACAAGAAGAAGGGTGAAGCGCCGCTACCATTCAAGTGGCTTGCACTGGAATGCATTGGCGACAATGTGTTCAGCACGTACTCGGACGTGTGGGCTTACGGTATAGTGCTGTGGGAGCTGTTTTCACTCGGCAAAGTGCCTTACCCAGGGATGGAGGCGAACCAGGAGCTGTACAATAAGCTGCGCGATGGCTACCGGATGGATAAGCCACAGTACTCGAACCAAGACATTTACGATATTATGCTGAACTGCTGGAACGTGAAGCCTGATTCGCGACCATCGTTTAAGGACCTGAAGAGCAGGTTCAATGCAATGCTTCCAGATGATATGCGAGAT CACTATCTCGAACTGAATGAGCCATACCTACAAATGAATGCCGAAAAGATGGAACGAGGTGATACCGATTACCTGGCTAATCTCGGCCCTCCAGAAGAACCAGCACCAGCGGCACCAAACTATGTCAATGGCATCATTTTACCTCTGCCACCGA TTTCGGAGATTCGTAACGACAAGGACTACCTGAAGATGTCCCGCACAAAGTCCGATTCGGAGGAGAGCAACTTTGACTTTGCCTCGTTCAACAGCGATCGTCATTCGCCCACGATACGCAACAATCTCGACACTAGTCCGCCCAACGGCAGCAAACGGCACAAGAAGCGGGGCCTGCCGGAGGAAATTCCCATGCTCGATGGGAACCGGTTATCGTCCACGGCGAACGGGTTtaactccgattccgaaacggaaccGGTCAGTCCGAAACCGCGCGAACGCACAAGCAAGCACAACCCGGAGCCGGAGTATATAAACGTGAAAGGAAGTAAGGTTGGCGGTGTTGGACGAGCACCGCTGTGTGACGACGAGCTGAGCCAGGAAGCGATCAGCAATCCGGGCTACATTGCGCTCAGTATGGTGGATGAGAAGCGGTGTTAG